From the genome of Hyperolius riggenbachi isolate aHypRig1 chromosome 9, aHypRig1.pri, whole genome shotgun sequence, one region includes:
- the LOC137533512 gene encoding piggyBac transposable element-derived protein 4-like: MAKRLYTAEQAAAILQEDSDSSSSSEWEDLDESDAEWLPMEESDSFSESDSDSESSEPPPAQRARREIQGRGSDTESASEGGSPAPTTSNANVRGQRAARPKRSKPVREHLPYDIAHPQWSTPNMEAPNIPPFTARSGLIVNTQNMQPIDYFSLFLTDTFLDCICEQTNLYAQQKIADNPTAYLARKWVPTTTPELKVFLGLTFNMGLAPKPKLCHFWSTKSIHCMPIYSAAMPRGRYTLLLRCLHFNNNEEQLHRDDPAFDRLFKLRPIIKHLNETFKEAYMPEQNLAIDESLVPFHGRLGIKQYIPNKRARYGIKVYKLCESGSGYTFTFKIYEGKDSLIEPAGCPPYMGTIERVVLDLLNPLLHQGYHLYVDNFYTSVPLFKFLFSVQTPACGTVRANRKGLPPQVVSKKLKKGETCSQRSNELLALKFKDNRDVLVLTTIHSEATTTVRSRREHRVKPVAIVDYNKFMGAVDLADQVMAPYRIDRKRKAWYKKVAINLMQVAVQNSFVLYKKSGNKGAYLDFLEEIITSLIHESGPPATNQDLVSENVIRLEGNHFPTPIPPTPSKKYPPKKCRICRKNGVRRDTRYHCPKCPSKLGLCLNPCFEVYHTAVRF, from the coding sequence ATGGCGAAGAGGCTTTACACTGCAGAACAGGCGGCCGCCATTCTGCAGGAGGAcagcgacagcagcagcagcagcgaatgGGAAGATTTAGATGAGTCGGATGCTGAATGGCTACCTATGGAGGAATCTGACTCTTTCTCAGAAAGTGACTCAGATTCTGAGTCCTCTGAGCCACCACCAGCTCAGCGAGCTAGGAGAGAGATACAGGGGAGAGGCAGTGACACTGaatctgcatctgaagggggatCACCTGCACCTACCACCAGCAATGCCAATGTCAGAGgtcagagggctgccaggccaaaGCGGAGCAAGCCAGTGAGGGAACACCTACCCTATGATATAGCCCACCCACAGTGGTCCACCCCTAATATGGAAGCCCCTAACATTCCTCCCTTCACAGCAAGAAGTGGTTTAATAGTTAATACCCAGAATATGCAGCCAATTGATTATTTCAGTCTGTTCCTTACTGACACTTTTCTGGACTGTATTTGTGAACAGACCAATCTTTACGCCCAACAGAAGATAGCAGACAATCCCACCGCATATTTGGCAAGAAAATGGGTCCCCACTACTACCCCTGAGCTAAAGGTCTTTTTGGGCTTGACCTTTAATATGGGCCTTGCTCCGAAACCAAAATTATGCCATTTCTGGTCCACAAAATCCATACATTGTATGCCTATCTATTCCGCCGCCATGCCTAGAGGCCGGTACACATTGCTGTTAAGATGCCTGCATTTTAATAACAATGAAGAGCAGCTCCACCGTGACGACCCAGCCTTTGACCGGCTATTCAAATTACGGCCGATCATCAAACATTTAAATGAAACATTCAAAGAAGCTTATATGCCAGAGCAAAACTTGGCTATAGATGAGTCCCTAGTCCCATTCCACGGAAGGCTAGGGATCAAACAATACATTCCCAACAAGAGGGCACGTTACGGGATAAAAGTCTACAAGCTGTGTGAAAGTGGGAGTGGATATACTTTTACGTTCAAGATCTACGAAGGGAAGGACAGCTTGATAGAGCCTGCTGGATGCCCTCCTTACATGGGTACAATTGAGAGAGTAGTCCTGGACTTGCTAAACCCGCTTCTCCACCAAGGGTATCATTTATATGTGGACAATTTTTATACTAGTGTCCcattatttaaatttttattttctgtcCAGACTCCAGCCTGCGGAACTGTTAGGGCAAACAGGAAAGGCCTGCCGCCACAGGTTGTCAGTAAAAAATTAAAGAAAGGGGAGACCTGTAGCCAAAGGAGCAATGAGCTGCTTGCCTTGAAATTCAAGGATAACCGGGATGTCCTAGTTTTGACCACCATCCACTCCGAGGCCacaacaacagtcaggtctcgtaGAGAGCATCGAGTCAAGCCAGTAGCCATTGTTGACTATAATAAATTTATGGGGGCAGTAGACCTGGCCGACCAAGTAATGGCACCATACAGGATTGATAGGAAAAGAAAGGCCTGGTATAAGAAAGTTGCAATAAACTTAATGCAGGTCGCCGTTCAGAACTCTTTTGTTCTGTACAAAAAATCAGGCAACAAGGGTGCTTATTTAGACTTCCTGGAGGAGATCATAACATCATTGATACATGAATCTGGACCACCTGCCACAAACCAAGACCTGGTTTCAGAGAATGTCATCCGACTCGAAGGAAATCATTTCCCCACCCCAATCCCCCCTACTCCATCAAAGAAATATCCCCCAAAAAAATGCAGAATTTGCCGGAAAAATGGAGTTAGAAGGGACACCCGCTATCATTGCCCAAAGTGTCCATCCAAATTAGGACTGTGCCTCAACCCGTGCTTTGAAGTGTACCATACAGCAGTccgtttttag